In Sceloporus undulatus isolate JIND9_A2432 ecotype Alabama chromosome 10, SceUnd_v1.1, whole genome shotgun sequence, the following proteins share a genomic window:
- the SUGP2 gene encoding SURP and G-patch domain-containing protein 2, with amino-acid sequence MTSRRMTRETFDTLMQVKAKRYRLDRSDPIGEALHQLRVHSRPAARTQYEEEEGDFHDNGKLTLSDWRQEPRSDYTLPSYRSSSQVAEEEDYYDESSTQPLSRNRDYVQLPSREREYSHSISVERDYAGSSSRDRDYGRSASREQNYSHSVSSREPSKHYNASYRSSELLGNIRSLGILEDDFGTAHGSDYDLEYGLEQERKFSPSLLVGRGKGRGTRGKCGVATHGLAQNKVEVAIPAKKWGAKNLLLADDPIAEPTEHARQRIVPSHRPRLYMKPQEKELKLDLVDPSDIFSTFGVEIIKWAGFDEIQRDPEYSELFQVLFTLETETCAKMLASFKCSLKPEHQDFCLSSIKTLQHMALRTPRVDGQFLNLLMEKQVMATKNSFFEVIGPFDRYVMKLQNYLLKSSTPLLMACNSFELSIKTSSFNDPTQMAAAFKTTLSLCRKSLALLGQTFALATTFRQEKILEALSIQEGAPSPTLFPNFDTSALFGREYIDQLQSWLEKTSTKMQLKKPATALQSESSRNTLETRPKIKILQRADRKVIATIEKLVENMVSGTLSGKEKAALRSKPEYWFLRDEESLEHKYYKLKLSEAERLMAKEGTKEVEKTTRPCESDALRRVLYAKKIASLKKKFFRGRRPGILQRAARAKKAKRVTVGTQTLLSAGMMLKPQSLAPQSTQSPEGAPAGPSSDTASTSASTVSPEEASCSGDGSTTEGPLGLPENPPSLECQFPDVDPKTMITAQKLAEFVAEVVPEIEQFSIENSADNPDLWFLQDRESSAFKFYRLKIRQLCPLINFGDAEESAEAHESPGAMEGDWENQDEMGPRSEMEGEEKDEGTRPTESSNAAAEGEASTAAVGLSEPSTHKPARGTPYGRKRISSKSLKVGLIPASKRVCLIDEPKVHDPVRIAYDRPRGYSTYKNKKQTSKDLEFCNKRLNQKNIGFQMLQKMGWKEGLGLGAQGKGIKEPVKVGSTSAGEGLGTGEKKEDNFATFRQRMIQMYYLRRANK; translated from the exons ATGACGTCTCGACGGATGACGCGAGAGACTTTTGACACCCTCATGCAAGTTAAGGCGAAACGGTACCGACTAGATCGAAGTGACCCCATCGGTGAGGCGCTCCATCAACTTAGAG TTCATTCACGTCCAGCTGCCCGGACCCagtatgaggaggaggagggtgactTCCATGATAATGGGAAGCTCACGCTAAGTGATTGGCGACAGGAGCCAAGAAGCGATTATACTCTGCCTTCCTACAGATCAAGCAGCCAAGTTGCTGAAGAGGAAGATTATTACGATGAAAGCAGCACTCAACCACTTTCCCGCAACCGAGACTATGTTCAGCTGCCTTCACGTGAGCGAGAATATAGTCATTCCATTTCTGTGGAAAGGGACTATGCTGGCTCATCATCTAGAGACCGGGACTATGGTCGTTCGGCCTCCCGCGAACAGAACTACAGCCACAGCGTCTC ttctagaGAACCATCCAAACACTACAATGCCAGCTACCGCTCTTCAGAGCTCTTGGGAAACATTAGGTCTCTGGGAATTTTGGAAGATGACTTTGGGACTGCACATGGATCAGATTATGACCTGGAATATGGCCTTGAGCAAGAAAGAAAATTCAGCCCGTCTTTACTCGttgggagaggaaagggaagaggtaCACGGGGAAAGTGTGGAGTGGCCACACATGGCCTAGCCCAAAATAAAGTAGAGGTAGCCATTCCTGCCAAGAAATGGGGAGCTAAAAATTTGCTGCTAGCAGATGATCCCATAGCAGAACCAACTGAACATGCCCGGCAGAGAATTGTACCTTCTCATCGCCCGCGGTTGTACATGAAACCTCAAGAGAAAGAGCTCAAACTGGACCTTGTTGACCCTTCTGATATTTTTTCAACCTTTGGGGTGGAAATTATCAAATGGGCTGGCTTTGATGAAATACAGCGGGACCCAGAGTATTCAGAACTCTTCCAAGTGCTATTCACACTGGAGACTGAGACCTGTGCCAAGATGCTGGCCTCATTCAAGTGTTCATTGAAGCCTGAGCACCAAGACTTTTGCCTCTCCAGTATCAAAACGCTGCAGCACATGGCTCTGAGGACACCCAGGGTGGATGGCCAATTCTTGAACCTTCTCATGGAGAAACAGGTGATGGCGACCAAGAACTCCTTCTTTGAGGTGATTGGGCCCTTTGACCGGTATGTGATGAAGCTCCAGAACTACCTCCTGAAGAGCTCCACACCTCTCCTCATGGCCTGCAATAGCTTTGAGCTCAGCATCAAGACCAGCAGCTTCAATGACCCAACCCAGATGGCTGCTGCTTTCAAGACCACCCTCTCCCTCTGCCGCAAGTCATTGGCCCTTCTTGGGCAGACCTTTGCCCTGGCCACAACTTTCAGGCAGGAGAAAATCCTAGAAGCCCTCAGCATCCAGGAAGGGGCTCCTTCGCCCACCCTGTTCCCCAATTTCGACACCTCTGCCTTGTTTGGGAGAGAGTACATTGATCAATTGCAGAGCTGGCTGGAGAAAACCAGTACCAAGATGCAGTTAAAGAAACCTGCCACTGCTCTTCAGTCTGAAAGCTCCAGGAACACTTTGGAAACCCGGCCCAAGATTAAGA TCCTGCAACGTGCTGATCGGAAAGTCATTGCAACAATTGAAAAGCTAGTCGAGAACATGGTCTCTGGTACGCTGTCGGGAAAAGAGAAAGCTGCGCTGAGAAGCAAACCAGAATATTG GTTTTTGCGTGATGAGGAAAGCCTGGAGCACAAGTATTACAAGCTAAAACTGTCTGAGGCGGAGAGACTGATGGCCAAGGAAGGCACGAAGGAGGTGGAAAAAACAACCAGGCCATGCGAGTCAGATGCCTTGCGGAGGGTTCTGTATGCTAAGAAAATAGCCAGCCTCAAGAAGAAGTTCTTCAGGGGGAGGAGACCTGGAATCCTGCAACGGGCTGCTCGAGCCAAGAAAGCCAAAAGAGTGACAGTGGGGACCCAGACGCTTCTCTCTGCTGGGATGATGCTGAAACCACAGTCTCTGGCACCACAGAGCACCCAGAGCCCTGAGGGTGCACCAGCAGGCCCTTCGTCTGACACAGCCAGCACTTCTGCATCTACTGTCAGTCCTGAAGAGGCATCATGTTCAGGGGATGGTTCGACCACTGAGGGCCCATTGGGACTGCCAGAAAATCCTCCATCTTTGGAGTGCCAGTTCCCAGATG TGGATCCCAAAACCATGATAACTGCTCAGAAGCTGGCTGAGTTTGTTGCTGAAGTCGTACCTGAAATTGAACAATTTAGCATTGAGAACAGTGCGGACAATCCAGATCTGTG gtttTTGCAAGATCGAGAGAGCTCTGCCTTCAAGTTCTATCGCCTGAAAATTCGCCAGCTCTGCCCATTGATAAACTTCGGAGATGCAGAGGAATCTGCTGAAGCCCATGAGAGTCCTGGTGCCATGGAAGGTGACTGGGAGAACCAGGACGAAATGGGTCCTCGAAGTGAAATGGAAGGCgaggaaaaagatgaaggcaCTAGGCCAACAGAGAGTTCAAATGCAGCTGCGGAAGGAGAGGCCAGCACAGCTGCCGTGGGTCTCTCAGAACCGTCTACCCACAAACCTGCACGGGGCACACCGTATGGGCGCAAGAGGATCAGTAGCAAATCTTTGAAAGTGGGTCTGATCCCAGCCTCAAAGAGAGTCTGTCTCATAGATGAGCCAAAAG TTCATGACCCAGTCCGAATTGCTTATGACCGACCACGTGGCTAttcaacatataaaaataaaaag CAAACTTCAAAAGACTTGGAGTTTTGCAACAAGCGCCTGAACCAGAAGAATATTGGCTTCCAGATGCTTCAGAAGATGGGCTGGAAAGAGGGACTGGGGCTCGGAGCCCAGGGCAAAGGCATCAAGGAGCCCGTCAAAGT GGGCTCTACCTCTGCAGGGGAGGGCTTGGGtactggggaaaagaaagaagataacTTTGCAACCTTCCGTCAGAGAATGATCCAGATGTATTACTTAAGAAGAGCCAATAAATAG